From Acinonyx jubatus isolate Ajub_Pintada_27869175 chromosome E2, VMU_Ajub_asm_v1.0, whole genome shotgun sequence:
GATTAGCTCCATTTCCTAGGTGGGAAAACTAAGGCTTAGAAAATGTAAGTAACCTGTTCTTGCAGTCCCATCGTTTTCTTTCCCTGCTCTCCTTGTCAGCTGGTTCTGCTGGAGCTCAACTTCTTGCCAACCACAGGGACCAAACTGACCAAACAGCAGCTCATTCTGGCCCGTGAGTGTCAACTGGGGTTGGTGGAGTGGGGGGGGTGATGGGCTGGGGGTGATGGGAGGAATGGTGGTCAGGAGAGGGACTCAGTCACCCCCTGAGAGCCTGCTCTGTCCCCCCACAGGTGACATTCTGGAGATTGGGGCCCAGTGGAGCATCCTGCGCAAGGACATCCCTTCCTTCGAACGCTACATGGCCCAGCTCAAATGCTACTACTTTGATTACAAGTGAGGATGGGTCCTGCCCCTcgttgggtgggggcagggagttatatggtaggctttttttttttttttttttgaattttaagtaatttctgcaccccttgtggagcttgaattcataacctccaagatcaggagtcgtgcatgctctactgactgagccatgcaggtgcttTTTTAAATCGCTGCTGGTCCAGCCATTCAGGTCATCTTCCTTCACCCGGGAACTCCCTGTGTGCCTAGCTGTGTCTCCAGAGGCTGCAGGGTCAGGTGGTTGCCCTGGAGGTCCTTATCCTGGGATTGTACCATCCAGTCTCTGTTGGCCTCCAATCTGTTCCCTTCTCCACATTCCCACACTACATTTCCACTGCCCGCTCCTGTCACCTTTCACCTGCCCTGGCTCCAGCCTTGCCCCCTTGGATTCATCCCTCATGGCAGCCAGTAGAATCTTTGTGATACTAAATTTTGACCAATGTCAGTCCCCTACTTGGAACCTGTGATGGCTTTCCATAGCCCTCAGGCTCCAGACTAAACTCTTTCCTGTGGCCTCCAATGCTATATCAGCCCTGACCCCTCTGACTttggcgcccccctcccccccccccccggtcctgcacctgtctctcccactggacTCCTAAAAGCAGAGGGATTTTGGTCACTGCTATGTTCCAGTACTGCCTAGCATGAGGCTGGGCGTAGAGCAGGGATTTGCTGGATATGTGTTGAATATAAAACTTAATGATTTTTAACTCACTGGTGCCTGAGTGGATTAATGATGAAGAATTTGATatcaggggtgtctggatggctcagtcagtgaagtgtctgactcttgatctcagctccggtcatgatctcgctgttcgtgggatcgagctccgcgttgggttctgcgctgacagctcagagcttgcttgggattctctctctccctctctctctgcccctcccctgcttgcactctcaaaataaataaacttaaaagggggggggggcacctgggtggcttagttggctgggtgtcgacttcggctcaggtcatgatctcgcattttgtgggttcgagcccggcgtcgggctctgtgctgatcgcttgctcagagcctggagcctgcttcggattctgtgtctccctctctctctgtccctcccctacttgtgctctgcctctctctcaaaaataaatgaacttaaaaaaagtaataaaaaaaaaaaaagaatttgacatcAGAAGTCAGGCAAACCTGAGTTTGAAAGTCATTTTACCACTTCCTGATTATGTGATCTTGTGCAAATGACTTCACCTTCCTAAGGCTCATTTTCCCCCCTAAAGGAAGAATGATAATTCTTAATATCATAATCGTAGCTAACACTCACACAATATTTATTTTAGCCAAGTACTGTTCTGATCATTTTACTTGTAGCCAAGTACTGTTCTGAATATTTTACTTGGATTAAGTCATTTAATTCACTTAACCCTTATTCGTTTGACCCACCTTCTATGAGATGGATGCTGTGGTAGTACTCATTTTACagttagggaaactgaggccaagtcACTTTACTGAAGTAAAGTCACTTGCTTGGGCCCATATGGCTTGTGACTTCatgcctctctgggcttcagttgcATCTGACTACCAAGGCCCTGATACTTCTCCAAGGAGACAGCACAGGGCCATCATCAGGGTCCCTGGAGCCTAGAGTAGGCGGGGCTTCTAGGCACTTAAGCCTTCCTTACCTTGTTTCCCCCACCCTGGTCCACAGGGAGCAGCTCCCCGAGTCAGCCTACATGCACCAGCTCTTGGGCCTCAACCTCCTCTTCCTGCTGTCCCAGAACCGGGTGGCTGAATTCCACACGGAGTTGGAGAGGCTGCCTGCCAAGGACATCCAAACCAATGTGTACATCAAGCATCCTGTGTCCCTGGAGCAGGTGAGGGGGCAATGGGAGGGGCAGGTGTGAAGGTGGTGGTGCAGGCACAGACAttagggaagacttcctggaggaatgGGCAGGGTTCACCTGTTGTTGGCTCATTTGCTCATTTGTCCACAGCTGTTGAGCCCCAGCCATGTGCTGGGTTGGTTTTCAGACCACTGCAAGCAGAACAGGCTGAAATCCATGATCTGGTGGGCATGACattcagatgaggaagcagacagtacataaaaagatttttttaaaaagattaatttatgTGGTCTGTCAGGtgttaagtgctatgaagaaaaagtaGCAAGGAGGGTGGTGAGTCGGGGCAGGGGTGAATTTTTTAataaggtggtcagggaaggccttgcTGAAAAGGTGACATTCGAGGAAGACTTGAAAGGGGTGAAGAACCCAACCATATGGACATCTGGGGGGAAAGTGGTCTTGGTAGAGGGAGCAGCCAGTCCAAGGTCCAAAGGCAGAAACATGCCTGGCATGACTGAGGGAAAGCAGAGGACAGTATTTCTAGAACAAGCTGAGCATGGTCAGGGGAGAGCCTTAGTACCTGAGGTTAGGAAGGAGTTCCTAGAGCTGAGGTCTCATGGGAGGATTTTGTTGGGGTTGGtggggaggatgggagagagagcaGTTATGGCCGGCAGCACAGCTAGAGCAAAGGAGTGGAGGAATGAGCTTGGGGTGGAtccagctctgtctctcctgtGATTGGAGGATAGATAAGATAATTAGCTACCAGTCTAAGGCAGGTTGGagaaggaatgtgtgtgtgtgtacgtgtgtgtacgtgtgtgtacgtgtgtgtacatgtacaaaccagggaaggcttcctggaagaggacgTGTCCAGTCTGCCTGGGGAATGCATGACTGTATGGCAAAGGGTGTTCTAGCAGAGGGGATTATGAAGGCACTGGGGATATGGTGGGGCCTCAGCTGGTAGCCCTCTGTGCTacctcttcctcatcctcttttcctgcccacccccacctctacAGTACCTGATGGAGGGCAGCTATAACAAGGTGTTCCTGGCCAAAGGCAACATCCCTGCTGAGAGCTACACTTTCTTCATTGACATCCTGCTTGACACTATCAGGTGCGTGAGGGGCCAGGGTCCTGTGGGGTTCGGAAAGAGCTTGGACTCGAGTCAGAAGGCCCCAGGTTGAATCCCATTCTGGCCATTTGTGATCTGGGGAAGCTGGGCATATCGGGTCTCCTTTTCTGTGAACGGGAACTTGTCATGAGATTGTGGAAAACAGCCCTCATTTTACTGTGGGCCGTTAATCCACGTGCCCATATGTGTCAGATCCAGGGGTGGGCTTGGCACCCGGACAGCGCTCAGCAGACGAGAAGCAAGCCTGTCGTAGAAGTGCTCCAGCCCGCAAGGCATGTGACCTCACCTCAGATCACCTAAACTGTGGAACCCTCGGTTTCCTCTTCCTCAGAAAGGGGCCATGAAGTCCCACTAGCCCCTCAGGGGTTGCTGCGTGCACAAGAGACATCACACGGGCGGGTGGGCCGACATTTCCATGTGCCTTGAGGAATAAAAGGGTCCAGGTGGTGGTGGAGCTAGTTCATGGAGCAAAGTGCCAGACTGAGCTGGGTTTCCATTTCTTGGATGGCAAAACCAAGCCCAGAGATGTGGTAGGAGTGAAGAGGGGATTTAATGAGTTTAAGCTGTTTGCAATTAATATTTTGGCTCTCCAGAATGAACAGGGAGTGACATAATGGGTGTCTGCTTACCTACCACTTGGTCTGGGAGATAAAATGCCTCAGAAATGGATGCATACGCTCCCTGTCACTGTTTTTGCCCCGGCGCTGACCCCTCCTTTCATTTCAGTGATTTGATCCTTGGCTGTTTTTCTACTTCAGTGTTCATCTTGGTACCTCTTAACAGTGGTAGCAGGGAACGCTCTCAGGATCAGATCTAGAAATGGGGTACAGCacccttgtgtgtgtgttgggtggggtgggggtgggggggcgttcTGTAAAGAGATCCTCTCACGTGAATCCCAGGCTGGGTTTCAGACAGTCTGAAGTCCTCATGGCTGAGAGTGGGATTCAGAGTGTGGGCCCAGGAGTCTGAGAGCTCTGGACCCTATTGTGGCCCTGGCTTTGCAATTCTGGTCAAGCTACTCCCCCTCTCCAAGCTTTGATTAAACGGGGCAGGTAGCATGTTCCAGCCATCAGTGCTGAACTGAAGGGTCAGAGCTCACACATGTCAGGCGGGGAGGACAAGGCCTGGAGAGTTGTCTGTGCTCAGTAATGAGAGTCTCATCTTTCCCCAGGGATGAGATTGCTGGGTGCATCGAGAAGGCCTATGAGAAAATCCTTTTCACTGAGGCCACCCGGATCCTCTTCTTCAACACACCCAAAAAGATGACGGACTACGCCAAGAAGGTGGCTGGGGTATAGGGCAAGGGGCCGTGGGGTCAGGGGTGTGCTCACAGCAGGGTGGGATGGCCTAGAGGGACACTGGAGCAGGATTGCTGAGGTCGAAATCCATCTTTGTGACCTCAGGCCGGTTGCTGAActtccctgagcttcagtttcctgatctgtagaGTGGAGCTAGAATTTAACATGTGGGATGAGCACAGCACTTGGCATGAGGTGGAGGTGGACACATGATACCTGTTGAGCTGTTGTCCTTAACAGAATTCCTTGGAGGTTGCAGCTTTTCTCCACTAGACTTTGCCTCACTTGGCCTGGGGTATTTATGCAGGAGCAGTGCCCCTGGAGATGGTTTATGCATGTGGTGTACTGACCCCGGTCACTGAGCAGGGTCAAGAGCAGAGCGGAAGAGGTGGAATTGAACTCGAACAATGGTGACAACTGATCTTTAGTGATCGTTTACTCTGGGCCAAACACTTCTCCGTGCTTTAGAGGTGTTGATTCACTGAATCCTCATAGCAGACCCGGGGAGGTGTGTGATCAGAGTCCGTCTCTCAAACATGgagaaacggaggcacagagaggtgaagttatCTGTCTAGAGTTGTGCGGGTAGAGTAGGTTGGTAGAGTAGGGTAGAGTACCAGCAGGCCCATGTCGGTTCGTGCTGgctctgtggggtggggagggagcctgtGTGATCACCCCACCCATCTGTCATCCTTCCCTTTCTGCAGCGAGGGTGGGTTCTGGGCCTCAACAACTACTACAGTTTTGCCAGCCAGCAGCAGAAGCCAGAAGATACCACCATCCCCTCCACGGAACTGGCCAAACAGGTCATCGAGTATGCCCGGCAGCTGGAGATGATCGTCTGAGCCatcaggggctggggtggggcagggcttgCGTTATTTAAAGCAGTTGCAGTGCAGGGT
This genomic window contains:
- the PSMD8 gene encoding 26S proteasome non-ATPase regulatory subunit 8 — protein: MFIKGRAPRAPPRERLNANRGVAGPAAVAPPPALGSTFQPHFRRARGFRRRCRKSGRRFAASRKMAAAAVNGSPGASGSGPAAASGAVLQVAAGMYEQLKGEWNRKSPNLSKCGEELGRLKLVLLELNFLPTTGTKLTKQQLILARDILEIGAQWSILRKDIPSFERYMAQLKCYYFDYKEQLPESAYMHQLLGLNLLFLLSQNRVAEFHTELERLPAKDIQTNVYIKHPVSLEQYLMEGSYNKVFLAKGNIPAESYTFFIDILLDTIRDEIAGCIEKAYEKILFTEATRILFFNTPKKMTDYAKKRGWVLGLNNYYSFASQQQKPEDTTIPSTELAKQVIEYARQLEMIV